The proteins below come from a single Hippocampus zosterae strain Florida chromosome 5, ASM2543408v3, whole genome shotgun sequence genomic window:
- the LOC127600545 gene encoding lymphocyte activation gene 3 protein-like: MIRFDGIFWRFKHPRSDNFPIRSTVWRQERSGLQFWGSRWLQKGQQRVRCPRCQLPGGDCGLRISDVREEDGGRYACKFQSGGQMITRWLVLRVIKVSFYPVAPVAGVHVSINCSVSPRPQGATVEWRLNNGSFAPSSGGSPPTPRWSLQEKASVRLAGEWMCVVASGGAQGRASAPLTVRGIVHPSRDATKVYAAVGSGATLPCIFSRGSTPAKPTWQKLQAGSLWSPASFSSSPPASQPAWDHSARLKETALEDEGTYRCGGVVEGRSLSRKVQLVVATIERSVTRKKTLTLTCQLTDTSEVTRYRWVRVTHDASGERRAESVQEGKSLRVSDVSRGDAGEWACRFFGARGLLGNITQGIGPPLDHASGSAGVSPSTAVALGVSALLLLLLLLLARMYKNHQRRKRIFQYTTLESILHARSKERKARDPSRAIKGT, encoded by the exons ATGATCCGGTTTGATGGAATATTTTGGCGTTTCAAACACCCCAGGAGTGATAATTTTCCGATCCGCAGCACCGTATGGAGACAGGAGAGGAGCGGCTTGCAGTTTTGGGGCTCAAGATGGCTGCAGAAAGGTCAGCAGCGTGTGCGCTGCCCTCGCTGCCAGCTCCCGGGAGGCGACTGCGGCCTGCGAATCAGCGACGTCCGCGAGGAGGACGGCGGCCGCTACGCTTGCAAGTTTCAGAGCGGTGGACAAATGATCACGCGCTGGCTCGTGCTGAGAGTCATCAAAG TGTCTTTCTATCCGGTGGCGCCGGTGGCGGGGGTCCACGTGTCCATCAACTGCAGTGTGAGCCCCAGGCCTCAAGGTGCCACAGTGGAGTGGCGACTGAACAACGGCTCGTTTGCGCCTTCTAGCGGGGGGAGCCCGCCGACCCCTCGGTGGAGCTTGCAGGAGAAGGCAAGCGTGCGATTGGCGGGAGAGTGGATGTGCGTGGTGGCCAGCGGAGGCGCGCAAGGCCGAGCCTCGGCCCCTTTAACCGTGAGAG GAATCGTCCACCCGTCCCGAGACGCGACCAAGGTTTACGCCGCCGTGGGGTCCGGAGCCACCCTCCCCTGCATCTTCTCCCGTGGCTCAACCCCCGCGAAGCCCACCTGGCAGAAACTCCAAGCCGGCTCTCTCTGGAGTCCCgcttccttctcctcttcccCGCCTGCTTCCCAGCCCGCTTGGGACCACTCGGCCCGTTTAAAAGAGACCGCCCTCGAGGACGAGGGAACGTACAGATGCGGCGGGGTGGTGGAAGGACGCAGCCTGTCTCGGAAAGTGCAGCTGGTTGTAGCCACGA TTGAGCGCAGCGTCACCCGGAAGAAAACGCTCACGCTGACCTGTCAGCTGACGGACACCAGCGAGGTCACTCGCTACCGGTGGGTCCGCGTGACCCACGACGCCAGCGGCGAACGCCGGGCGGAATCCGTCCAGGAGGGGAAGAGTCTTCGCGTGAGCGACGTGTCGCGCGGGGACGCCGGCGAATGGGCGTGTCGCTTTTTCGGAGCGCGGGGACTGCTGGGCAACATAACGCAAGGCATCGGGCCTCCATTGG ATCACGCGAGCGGCTCGGCGGGAGTGTCGCCCAGCACCGCAGTCGCGCTCGGTGTCAGtgctcttctgcttcttctgctCCTGCTTCTGGCTCGGATGTACAAGAACCACCAGAGG AGAAAAAGAATTTTCCAGTACACCACGCTGGAGTCTATTCTCCATGCGAGGTCCAAGGAGCGCAAGGCGAGAGACCCAAGTCGAGCGATAAAAGGGACCTGA
- the LOC127600607 gene encoding apolipoprotein A-IV-like, whose translation MQSTRTQSTKRHKRAVMRVFVLFALALVSGCNGNFFHADAPKTRMEALTDAFWDYIAEASKLADDTLEMVTKSDFGAEVNAHLAETADVASRYASNLKEKLPLATQGLMVKISAEADVLKKVLSQDLSAVSEKVDLLSDSMKSQIKEKVNRLKQELTAYADSVDADQLRDTLQQHSKVLMNGLMSSISNVERNLDPFAKEMVEQVNQHLMALKENIMPVAQRVQEDFHDGSRKVHRVVAPYAEDLKEKLQHFAVDLREHLEAFVNSN comes from the exons ATGCAGTCGACCAGAACACagtccacaaagagacacaaaaGAGCAG TCATGAGGGTCTTTGTTTTGTTCGCTTTGGCGCTAGTTTCTG GCTGCAATGGCAACTTCTTCCATGCCGACGCACCCAAGACACGGATGGAGGCTCTGACCGACGCTTTCTGGGACTACATCGCGGAGGCCAGTAAACTTGCCGACGACACCCTGGAGATGGTGACAAAGTCGGACTTTGGAGCTGAAGTCAA CGCTCACTTGGCCGAAACCGCCGACGTGGCCAGCAGATACGCCAGTAACCTGAAGGAGAAGCTTCCCTTGGCCACCCAGGGCCTGATGGTCAAGATCAGCGCCGAGGCCGACGTCCTGAAAAAAGTGCTGAGCCAGGACCTGAGCGCGGTCAGCGAGAAGGTTGATCTGTTATCTGACAGCATGAAGTCCCAGATCAAGGAGAAGGTGAATCGGTTGAAGCAGGAGCTGACCGCTTACGCCGACAGCGTTGATGCGGACCAGCTGAGAGACACCCTGCAGCAGCACAGCAAGGTGCTGATGAACGGCCTGATGAGTAGCATCAGCAACGTGGAGCGCAATCTGGATCCCTTCGCCAAGGAAATGGTGGAGCAGGTTAACCAGCACCTGATGGCCTTGAAAGAAAACATCATGCCCGTGGCCCAGAGGGTGCAGGAAGACTTTCACGATGGAAGCAGAAAGGTGCACCGCGTGGTGGCCCCCTACGCCGAAGACCTGAAGGAGAAGCTGCAGCATTTTGCTGTGGACCTCCGGGAACACCTCGAGGCCTTCGTCAACAGTAACTAA
- the LOC127600611 gene encoding apolipoprotein Eb-like, with amino-acid sequence MKVLAVLVLAVFTGCNANLFYADAPKPQLEVMTDAFWDYVAKVTQTADDTIQMIKKSQLGQDFSARLADGTDMANQYAVTLHDQLPPAAKELIAKVSAEADTLQERVTQELNSVREKVEPYANNVKVQIQERMALIQSELNQLLAMDAETMKTELVRRSEELKANLDQTVADLQAQLEPHTGDLIQKVDQHLNTFKETVSPMAEKLQTELNQRAQQMTDLASPYITELRDTLNPYTQDLQARLLALYDSFVKTN; translated from the exons ATGAAGGTCCTCGCTGTCCTGGTCCTGGCCGTTTTTACCG GCTGCAACGCCAACCTCTTCTACGCTGATGCGCCCAAGCCCCAGCTGGAGGTGATGACTGACGCCTTCTGGGACTACGTCGCCAAGGTCACTCAGACCGCCGACGACACGATCCAGATGATCAAGAAGTCTCAATTGGGTCAGGACTTTAG CGCCCGACTGGCTGACGGCACCGACATGGCCAACCAGTATGCCGTCACCCTGCACGACCAGCTCCCCCCCGCGGCCAAGGAACTGATCGCCAAGGTGAGCGCAGAGGCCGATACGCTGCAGGAGCGCGTGACCCAGGAGCTGAACAGCGTCCGCGAGAAGGTGGAGCCCTACGCCAACAACGTGAAGGTCCAGATCCAGGAAAGAATGGCACTGATCCAATCAGAGCTCAACCAACTTCTCGCCATGGATGCCGAGACCATGAAGACCGAACTCGTGAGGAGGAGCGAGGAGCTCAAGGCCAACCTGGATCAGACCGTCGCTGATCTTCAGGCCCAGCTGGAGCCCCACACGGGTGACCTGATCCAGAAGGTGGACCAGCACCTGAACACCTTCAAGGAGACCGTGTCCCCGATGGCTGAGAAGCTGCAGACCGAGCTGAACCAGAGAGCCCAGCAGATGACAGACCTGGCCTCCCCTTACATCACAGAGCTGAGGGATACCCTGA